Part of the Sorghum bicolor cultivar BTx623 chromosome 1, Sorghum_bicolor_NCBIv3, whole genome shotgun sequence genome, TTCGTGAACTGTGATGATTTAATGTTATTGGAAACAGATTTTTTTTATGTAGTATACAAGGTCTTTTTAGCTGCAAATTATTAATATTAGATGTTCATCTGTACCCCTTGGCGAAGGCCAATAAACTGATGTTCATATGTACCCTTGGCAAAGGCCAAAGGTCTTTTCAGctgtaattttttttgtctaATAAAAGATCGTCTCTGTGTGCATGTTGGCACCTTAACAGGGTGTACATACAGAGTCCGTCAATTAGATACATAGGTGAGCTTGGTGATTTGTTTCCTAATATCTATGGCTTGTATTCGAGTTCTTCATTATTGATTTTATTTGGGCTTTGGTCATGGAACAGGATGTAAGGGCCAGGGGAACACATTAACAGATCCACATCAGCAAGCTTCCCTTCCAAGACTATCGAttatgtttgtttgtttttttagttCTTCGGTCACCTGGAGCATAAATTAAATCTTATGGAAAAATTGACTTATGCTTAATATTGGTTCAATGCAATGGTGTTTGTTTGTTATAGGATTCAGCTATATTTGTCCGTAGCGACGCACGGGCACTCAACTAATAATAAGCAAAACATAGAGTAACCACGCAGTAGAGATTTAtttgtaataaaaaaatatagaacaGAAGACAAAATGGGGGACACAGTAGGCAAATGAAATGGCGAAAGGTGAATAAggtgaggcggcggcggcggctgatgAAAGCTCACCTCATCACCTGCGAGCAAACGGATCAGGCAGAGAATGAGAAGCTAGCGTTGAGGTGAAGGAGATGAGGGGTATTTTGAGGACGTACCGAGGACGACGTTGACGCCGAGGCGGTAGCGGCGGATGAGCCAGGCGACGCCATGGAGCTGGTGCGGCTTGAGGTCGGCCGTCACACCGAGGTCCGGGAGGCGGGTCCCTTGATCCTGGGCGTCGGCGGAGAGGACGAGGTCGGCGGCCGCGAGCAGGCGGCGCTCGTAGGAGGTCGCAGGCGCAGCCATGGGAAAGTGGTGGTGTGGGGGGGCGGAGCCTTTAGGAGGGGCGGGCGGGAAAAAAAATGGAGAGGGAGGCGAATGTTGTgggaggcggtggagcacgacgGTCGTCGGTCGGCGGCCACGCGTCGCCTGCTTTTCTCTTGGGCCTGCTTTCCTGTTGGGCCCAAAGCGCAAGGACGTGGGGAGCGGTTGGTGGACCCTGGACCGTCGTCGGAGCGTCCACGtgggcagagagagagagagagagcgagcgagcgagcgaggcgGGGTCTCTCTCTTCTCTCCTAGACGCGACGAATTCGAAGTTGGAAGAGGGGACTGGACTAGGCGAGCGCCATTTCCGTCCGGATTTCTCTGCCTGCTGCTCAGCCTACCAAGAGAGAAAAGCAAACAAATTCAAAAAGGCCCGAATCCCACCAAAAACCCTAGGCCTCACTCCctcaccgccgccgctgccatgCCGCCCGGGGCCGACGCGtcctccctcgccgccgccgtcctcgaCGCCGCCACGCCCccggccgctgccgccgccacaTCCAGAGTGATCGACTACCTCTCCCGCCACGCCGACGACCAACCGCGGGCCTTCTTCGCCGACGCCTTCCCGTCCCTGCTCTACCGCCTCTTCGTCTCCGCCCCGTCCTCCCCATCCTTCATCGATCTCGCCGTCGCCGACCCCGCGCTCGCCGACCTCCTCCTCTCCCTCCTCTCCCCCACCGGCccgctcctcgccgccgccgccgccgcagaccGCCTCGCCCTCATCCGTTACGTCTTCCCCTCCGAGCGCCTCCCCGACTGGCTCCGCCTCGCCCTCGGGTCTCCCCCCTCCACCGACCtcgcctcgccgctcctgtcGCGCCGGGTCGCTTCCGAGCTCCACCTCTCCGTCTTCGAGTACTACCTCTTCTGGTTCGCCTACTACCCTGTCTCGTCCGCATCCTCTGCCGCACCCGCCGCATCCGCCTCCAACCCTCGACGCACCTCGCGCGCACGCCTCGAGACCTGGGTCTCTACTCTCGCCACCACGGCCATCCGCAAACCCGGTCAGAAGCCCGAGAGCTCGCTATACCTCAGGCTGCTCTATGCCTACCTCAGGGAGCTCGTGCCAACGCGCACTCCGCTGGGTAAGATGCCCGGGGGCGGCACCCTGCTCCACCCGCCACCCAGCGATGGCACGGATGCTATCGACTCCTTTGCACGGGCCGAGTTCTTCCTTCACACCCTTGTCCAGTTCTGGCTTGTCGGCGATGACTTCTCCCCTCTCCCTATGCAGACTTGCCATGCACTAGGCCTGCGGTTACCTTCTCGTGCTCGTGCCGACTTGAGTGAGCGGCCACCATCACCAGGCCTGGGTGATGCAGTGAAGCTGCTTGTCATGTACCTCAACTGCTGTGATGTCCATGCACTAGTCGATGCGCGCATACCATCTCCCCAAGGAATGCCAGTGTCCAATGGGTTCTGGAATCCGTTGATACAGAGGCCTCTGTACCGGTTTGTACTAAGAACCTTCTTATTCTGCCCCATCGGCACTGTGATAAAAAATGCGACACAAGTCTTCTCTGTGTGGTTGGCTTACATGGAGCCATGGAAAGTTACCCAACAGGAGCTGGATGGGTATGGCAAGCAGCAAGCTGGGGGTGAGAAGGAGCCACAAACAACCAAGATGGTGTACAATTCATCATGGAGGACATATGTTCTGTCAAATTACTTGTTCTACAACTCGATGATTGTGCATTTCCTGGGATTTGCGCACAAGTTTATCCATTCTGATGTTGCCTCAGTGCTGCTAATGGTACACAAGGTAAGTTCTGGACTATACTCTTTTGCTAATGCTACTTATATGGTCAACCTTAATACCTAATGCCTCACATGTTCCTTGCTCACTTATGATTGTTAGTGATGAACGCTCATAGCCACCAAAACAGTAGAAATTAGTTGGGAGTGTCGATTTGGCGCATAAGTCATGATTAcgaattatatattatattatgTCAAGTTGAGTAATGCTTGATGTCTCCAGCAAAGTGTACAGCAGAAGCTGAGTCTATGGGAAATATACACCTGTTAGAATATGTAGATGCACGGATCCTTTACTTGATACCTAAAGGTTGAAACTATGAATACAGATCATACATTTTGACTGCTATTTAGAGATGCTTTTATCTTATGGATGCCTGATGATATATTTTGCTGTCTGAGGACAAACTGGAACTGAAAAGTTATCAATTTGCAGCATCCTTAGTGGTAGCCCTTGAGTTGGGCTAATGCTCTAGAATTTATGTCAGATCGTGAGTACTAGTTTCTGCTATGCCGATCTCTATTTGAAGATCATGCAACTGGAGAAATCGTACTCAGGATATGTGTCTTTGCACTGTTCAAGTTTCCCTTCAATTATACATTTAAGTTTGTTAAACAAAAGATACTTTTTAACAATGCTTGTCAGATGTGTTTGTCCCATAAACTAATGAATAGAGGATTGTCTAATGACCTTCATAAACTACTTTAAGTCTGTAATGTGTATTACATAATTGTTCGGGCTATCCAGGTGTTGGAGGTCTTGAGCTCTTCCCCGGAGCTATTAGGTCTTCTCCATAAAGTGGACGCTGCTTGTCACTCTAGGCTAGTGGCATCATCCCCAGCATCTGATGAGGTGTTGAAGTATGTGCCATCAATCTGTGAACAGCTAAAGGTCGGGCATGCATTATTACTTAGTCAATTGCCATTTAAATGGTACAAAAAAATGTTCAAAATAGTGCTGTATGAAGTTGCAATCATAATTGTTTGCATGACATGCACATGTCTATCAGGACTGGGAGGATGGTTTGTCAGAAAGTGATGGAGATGGGTCATTGTTGCATGAGCATTGGAACTCTGATCTAAGGCTTTtcagttatgatgagaatgggGCTTATAATCTTCTTCAGGTATGTCTTCACTCCCCCCCCTTTTGTTTTAGAGGGCTTGTAGATTTTGGTCGTTTGTTCAGATTTAGTAGGAATACACAGTTATCAAAGCACTAACTGACCACTATACCCCCTGGTTGCTCTGCATGTGCATGCCATCCATTTAATCCCTCCTAGCTTTGGAAGCATTTTACTTGGGCATGCATGTATATGCATGTGGCTGCATGCAAGGGCCAAACCGATAAAGTAAAAGCTAGTAGCATACATGCTTAAGACTAAGCAAGGGAAAATTTTCACTTAGGAACCTCCTTGGTCTCTAAGTTAAGGAAGATGCCCACTAaaacagaatggagggagtaattggCACCTCTCATCCGTTTCACAGGCTCGCTTCCAATCTTCGGCTTGGCAGGTTGCCTGTTTTTAGACCTGGGTTAGTACGAAATTGGTAAGGCTGAACTTTTGGTTTAGGTATAACATAAATTTTGGAAGTAGTGAGTGAACAGTTTCAGAGTGTGGAGTGAGAAGGGTATGCATATGCTTTCTGAATGAAACACACCATGAAACCATCATGCTTTACCTTGTAGCGGTTGATTTTCTAAGGCCATGTATTCTTGTATAAATTGCTTGGCTAATGACTATAGGTTAGCACAATCTGATATTTATTTAAcatcatttatttatttcaatGTGGAAAGTTGCCTTGTTTTCATGTTTGTATATGTATGATGGCTGAATTTTGCATGCTTAATGTACATgtgttttttataattttgtGAGCTGAGTACTGACATGCAATTTTGATTTTTATGAAGCTACTTCTGATCCGAGCAGAGTCAGAGATACTACGCCTTCCAGGTGACACGCAACAAGCACTCCAGACGCTGGATTCTATCAAGTCACAGATGAAAACAGCCTTCCAGGGCCACATTGAAAGAATTAATGGGAATACCTCGTTGGAGAAATCACATAATCAACACCATCAGGTGCGTGGGGAGGTATTCACACCTAAGCATCCCAGCTTGAGGAAGGGTTCTTGGGCTGATGTTAAATACAAAGGTGAGTGGATGAAAAGGCCCATCTCAGAGACTGAAGTGGCCTGGCTTG contains:
- the LOC8081563 gene encoding uncharacterized protein LOC8081563, which translates into the protein MPPGADASSLAAAVLDAATPPAAAAATSRVIDYLSRHADDQPRAFFADAFPSLLYRLFVSAPSSPSFIDLAVADPALADLLLSLLSPTGPLLAAAAAADRLALIRYVFPSERLPDWLRLALGSPPSTDLASPLLSRRVASELHLSVFEYYLFWFAYYPVSSASSAAPAASASNPRRTSRARLETWVSTLATTAIRKPGQKPESSLYLRLLYAYLRELVPTRTPLGKMPGGGTLLHPPPSDGTDAIDSFARAEFFLHTLVQFWLVGDDFSPLPMQTCHALGLRLPSRARADLSERPPSPGLGDAVKLLVMYLNCCDVHALVDARIPSPQGMPVSNGFWNPLIQRPLYRFVLRTFLFCPIGTVIKNATQVFSVWLAYMEPWKVTQQELDGYGKQQAGGEKEPQTTKMVYNSSWRTYVLSNYLFYNSMIVHFLGFAHKFIHSDVASVLLMVHKVLEVLSSSPELLGLLHKVDAACHSRLVASSPASDEVLKYVPSICEQLKDWEDGLSESDGDGSLLHEHWNSDLRLFSYDENGAYNLLQLLLIRAESEILRLPGDTQQALQTLDSIKSQMKTAFQGHIERINGNTSLEKSHNQHHQVRGEVFTPKHPSLRKGSWADVKYKGEWMKRPISETEVAWLARVLIRLSDWLNDALGLNCADAEGSPAGATYIQFDGNELNTVGGPRDAARMALGAVCSLMVLVGQAVLKVMRSRRVKISLRVFASKKLLSAAVVLYAVVAVTRNVSG